The following proteins are co-located in the Planococcus plakortidis genome:
- a CDS encoding PAS domain-containing protein, which produces MNTQIQLLEAMLDGSKVGTIVTDPEKEDNPIIYTNRTFTKMTGYEKGEILGRNCRFLQGPKTDPEAVDRLRQAIKNQEKVTVVLRNYRKDGTPFWNRLAITPVTVEEKLYFIGTQTDITVEKMQQEAIDKNESEIEKLMLPILSIQPNVATVALVGTMNLQRFEALKVKLCEYVSEHRIEHALLDITGLTWNEESPLHWFTQICEALRIMGSHLYITGVTPQAATELVRDLDRENMLKTYSSIEKALADINE; this is translated from the coding sequence GTGAATACACAGATTCAACTGCTCGAAGCAATGTTGGATGGCAGCAAAGTCGGCACTATCGTCACGGATCCTGAAAAGGAAGATAATCCCATAATTTACACAAACCGGACATTCACGAAAATGACGGGGTACGAAAAAGGAGAAATCCTTGGCCGCAACTGTCGTTTCCTGCAAGGCCCGAAAACGGATCCGGAAGCCGTCGACCGATTGCGGCAAGCGATCAAGAATCAGGAAAAGGTGACCGTGGTTTTGCGCAATTACCGAAAAGACGGAACGCCTTTTTGGAACCGGCTGGCCATCACCCCGGTGACAGTCGAAGAAAAGCTCTATTTCATCGGCACCCAGACGGATATTACAGTTGAAAAAATGCAGCAGGAAGCGATTGACAAAAACGAAAGCGAAATCGAGAAATTGATGTTGCCGATCTTGTCGATCCAGCCGAACGTGGCGACAGTCGCCCTTGTCGGGACGATGAACCTGCAACGTTTTGAAGCATTGAAAGTGAAATTATGCGAATATGTCAGCGAGCATCGGATTGAACATGCGCTTCTTGACATTACAGGATTGACATGGAATGAGGAATCTCCGCTCCATTGGTTCACGCAGATTTGTGAAGCGCTCCGTATTATGGGAAGCCATCTGTACATTACCGGTGTCACTCCCCAAGCGGCAACGGAATTGGTGCGGGATCTCGACCGGGAGAATATGTTGAAAACCTACTCGAGCATCGAAAAGGCATTAGCTGATATTAATGAATAG